ATGTAggagattgaacccgagtcagccacaaGTTAGagaaacaccttacccactgtactatgggtCAGGTCCTTCCACACATAGATAATTCTTAGAGTTCAACAATCACAATGAGATACAGTTACATTTAGATTTACTATTTCTATAGTAGTGGCCAAACTGTATCAGATTCAGACTTGTGGGGAATAAAAAGATagtagagaggggctggagaaatagcatggaggtaaggcatttgccctgcatgcagaaggacggtggttcaaatctcggcatcccatatggtcccccaagcctgccaggagcgatttctgagtgtagagctaggagtaacggcctgagtgctgccgggtgtgacccaaaaacaaaaaaaaaaaagatagtagagagactaaagcatttgttttgcatgtggctgatccacgTTTAACCCTTTGCACTGCATATGTCCCATGAGCGTTTTAGGAAGTTatccctaagtgtagaaccaggagtaattctgaataTCACTGTGTTTACCCCTGTACCCCTctcaaacattttttaagttttgataataGCAGGGAGAGGCTGATAAGAAACTACTTCATATGtagtaattctttaaaaattacacTCCAGTTGGCAgggatatagtttaaaaatactgaagtatacattttgcatgcagaagcctggatttgatctctagcattgtATGGTCCTGAAGAAGCTTGAGAGTAGTCCTCTAACAAATGAGGatccaaaaaagccaaaaatatttaatttgttaagATTAGAtctggttggggccggagagatagcatggaggtaaggcgtttgcctttcatgcaggtcggtgattcgaatcccggcatcccatatggtcccctgagcctgctaggagccatttctgagcgtagagccaggagtaacagcctGAGCGCTGCTTGATTAGATCTGgttgtggttttattttagtatttgagTTTTGGAAACTTCTAAAATTAGACTTTCTTTAAGTCCAAAAATCTTGAGACACTTTTGCTGGTAAGATAAAAGGCTTCTCTAAAACAGAGTTATCTTGATTTGTTTAGGTTTCTCTGTATTAGGTGTTTATTTCATATCAAAAAGAAATGCTACTGAGACCTCACGGAAGACATAATCTATCTTAAAGACACTTGTAAAagggtattgattttgtagctaaggaaaggagaaaggaatctGCCTGGTTTCACAAGCTAAAAAAGATAGGCTAGCCAACCTCAGAGAAAGTCCACAACCAGAGGCCTGAGTTCCCTAGGAACAAGAGACCATCATTTTCTTTATCTCTATAGTCCAACAACCTGCTACATTTTGGCCCTGGCTTGGGCTCCTACCTGCATCCGCTGCTACGATTTTAGCAATCTGGCTGCGCAGGTGACTCAGCTCATCCTGCAACTCTGTGGTACGGCTTAGGGCTGGCAGGGCTGGCTTCTTCAATGCTAGGAGTCTCTCCTCAGACCCTCGGAGGTTGGGTACAGAGGCATTGCGCTGCATAACAATCAGAGGGCTGGGTTTCCAAGGGTGCCTCAGAGGGCGTGTATCACTCCtagatcaaagaaagaaagacaaatatgtcaGTCAGACAGCTGGCCACTGTTTCCCTTCTGAAATTCCTTCCCCTTCTGATACAAGTGCTAAAGAAAACCatattctttttaacatttttactaCTTCAGTTTTACCCAAGCATTCTCCTGGTTGGCTGTCACTTTATCTGGGAAGAAGATTCCCATTCCCCAGCAGACCAGCTACCGCTTAACTACCTGACCCGGGCATATGTCTCCTCTTCATCTGCAGCAATCCAGGCAATGTCTGCCAGAGTGGGGACTGGGGGCACATCCTTCAGGCATAAATCAGAGATATTGGGCAGAGTCTATAAGGAAACAATGAACCATTTAACAACATCTTGAGGAAACAATTAGGgacaattaaatatttatgaggGGCACCTAACACACCAGGTTATCTAGGAAGGCTTCCTAGAAGATGAGGAAAAGAAGATTCCTCAAATGAAATAGCTTCAATAAGAGGCTTCAGAAGCAAGGGTAAACAGATTGTCCAGTATGGCTGGAACAGAATTATGGGGGACCTTAGAAAATGAACTAGAGCCTTGGTTTTAAGACGGATAATGAACCACTGTGCAGTTTTAAGTAAGGAcgatatatatatttggtttttgggtcacacccagcagtgctcagggggtactcctggctatgtgctcagaaatcgctcctggcaggcttgggggatcatatgggacaccggggtttgaaccaattaccttctgcatgaaaggcaaacaccttacctccatgctatctctctggccccgtgaggACGATATTTTAAGTTTCAAAAGATCCCTTTGGCTGTTGTGGGGGATGATAGGAGAGTCATGAAACCAACTGTAAAGTTTTTTTCTAGGAAAACATAGCCTTAGGTATGGATGCAGCctgtttttatatattgttttactGAAAAAAGTCATACTCATTCACTTTGTATGGGAGGTGAGAATTTTACCCCTGAACTGCTTGCTAGGTGCCTTCTTCCATTCCTTTCGTGTATGCTCTCAAGCTAGAATTGAGTAGCTTTTGAAGACAAGTGTGGCCCACAGCCAGGccctttaaagaaaatgttttatggggccagagtgataacacaatggtagggcgcttgccttgcatgtggccaacaggatggaccctggttcaattcctggcatcacatacggtcccccaagcctgccaggggtgatgtctaagtgcagagccaggattaacacctgagcattgccgggtgtgacccaccccaaaaataaaatgttttatgattCTTGCTGAGAACAAAGGTTATCTTCAGTCACATGGGTCagaattatgttttaataaagatGGTCACTAGCTCAAAGTGTCTTGTCATCTGGTTATAAGAATATaagtgcaggggctggagagatagcatgaaggtagggcgcttgccttgcatacagaaggaccgtgggtggttcgaatccacgcatcccatatggtcccccgtgcctgccaggggagatttctgagcacagagccaggagtaacccctgagtgctgccgggtgtgacccaaaaacaatcaaacaaaaaaacaaaacaatataagtgCAAGGACATCAACAATATATTGCATAGAAAGAAATTTCCTCTAGCTAGTTCTTTATAACACCTCTGAAGCTAATTGAGATCTACACTATTACAGTACCACTGTTTTAAGAAAAcataatttgaatatttaaaaagaaattatttctatacaaaaacaattataaaagatcccctaggggccagagcagtgtcacaAGCAGTAAGGGgtttgtctgccttgcccgtgctagcctagggatgtccctggagtcccatatggtcccccaagccaggagcaatttctgagcacatagccaggagtaacctgagcaccactggatgtggaccaaaaaccaaaaaaaaaaaaaaaaaaaaaaatcccctaagACAGCCCCTCAACTCCCACAATTAATAATTATGAGGATTTCAATCATTTGTTGGCTATGAATACAAAAAACATGCATCTaagagagatagtgcaaagggATAGAgtacattctctttttttttttttttttttttttttttggtttttgggccacacccggcggtgctcaggggttactcctggctgtctgctcagaaatggctcctggcaggcacgggggaccatatgggacaccaggattcgaaccaaccaccttttggtcctggatcggctgcttgcaaggcaaacgccgctgtgctatccatccagGCCCTagagtacattcttttttttttttttttttttttttttggtttttgggtcacacccggcagtgctcaggggttattcctggcttcacgctcagaaattgctcctggcaggcacaggggaccatatgggacgccgggattcgaactgatgacctcctgcatgaaaggcaaacgccttacctccatgctatctctccggccccccctagAGTACATTCTTAATTTCAAGTTCCTTCTGCCTCACTCCCCACTCCCCtggactgccaggtatggctacTGTAGCCCCAGGCAGCACCGAGTCACTGAATCTGAACTTTTAACTGTCAGGCATTCACAACCCAGGACAAGTATCATCAGGAGTGGTTCTTTTGGCCTATGCAAACTGTTGGGGAGGGTACCCATGCTCTAGAAATGATAGGAAAAAACTATAAGTCATTAATAGTTAATGTATCATAACTATATGGTCAGAGTTAAATTTTCTTTCGATTATGTAAcaattattttgcttgtttttgccacaactggcaatgctcaaggattactcctggcaggagtcCTGGGGATCATCGAACCCAGTACATACAACTGTTTGTAAAGCCCTCATCACcgtattatctctcaggcccctacttCACAATTTTATATGgataagtttaaaaagaaaatcagtaagAGTCCTTAAAATAGGgcctgatagtacagcagttaagaagCTTGTCTTGCACTCTTATTGGCTCACCCAACAGTATACAGCCAGCTCATATTCACCAGTTGTACAtttctcattgtttcttttttgggtcacaccggcagcactcctggctctgcactcagaaataactccttgcaggctcgggggaccatatgggatgccgggaattgaaccaccatcagtcctggcttggctgagtgcaaggcaaatggcctccctctgtgctatctctccggccctctcatTGTTTCTGATGCTTGAGGCCACCAGGCAAATAACCTATGGATATCTTTTAAGGCAATTCTGGGTAACTGGAATAACTATACTCAGCACCATTTCTAGCTCTAATTCTAACCCTGACACCATTTCTAACTATAGATTGCATTCCTTCACAGACACTGCAACTCAGCATCTGACATACAGTTTCATTTTGTTCTCACCTAACCCACATCTTTTCAGGCATAGAATTCTGTTACCTTTGGGTGTGAAGAAAGTTGTAAATTTCCTTCCATGTTCCATCTCCCTcaaaacacatacacaccttAAGCATTTAGCTAGGCTAGAACTAGTGCTTAACCTTTAGACCTTAGGAGGAGGCAGGTGGGACTAATGAATGCTAGTTTCCAATGAAGAACTTGAAAGAAATCTCTACAGCAGCAGAGTGAGTACTAACCCCCTCTAAAAAGGAATGGACAGATTTAGGTATAAAGTAGATGCCCCAAGGGAACATTAAAAATAGATGGCTAAGTAGTAGTCTTAGGGCTAAGTTTTCAGTGTACTCAAGAACACTGATATGGCTGATCTGGTGGTATGGTTCATCAAAGGCGTGCTTTAGTAAACTAGATTTCTGGATTTACTGAAATAAGAGCAGAGGCATTGAAGATTAATTTCTGAGAAAAATGGAAGTCTATTCGTTCATAAGTTTGTATGAAACAAAATACTGtagtgttgttatttttttggtttttgggccacacccggtggcactcagggattactctgtgcactcagaaatcgctcctggcttgggcgaccatatgggatgcccacagatcgaaccacggtccgtcctaggtcagctgcgtgcaacgCAAAGGCCtgccgctgcgccactgctctggttcccacagtagtgttttgttttgttttttggggtcacacccggcagtgctcaggggttatttctggctctatgctcagaaatcgctcctgataggcacaggggaccatatggatccaggattcaaaccaccatccttctgcatgcaaggcaaaatgccttacctccatgttatctctctgccccccccccccccagtagtaTTTTTAACAAATGGGGAAACCGGGTAACAGAAGCAGCATAACCCGCCTTCCTCCCTTTCAGTGAACATACCTCAAAGGATGCCCTAGGACATGGCTTCAGGGGCAGGTTGGTTCCAATTCTTCTCACTACACTTCGAGCAGCCCCATGGGGCTTGTTTTGCCAGATTGGGATGGTCTagaagagacatagagacagtCAGTCACAATTTCGGAGATAAATACACCTATTATCCCTCCCAGGGATGCTATAAGAGTAAGGCAAATCTCAGTTGTGAATGAGGTTAGGTTTCCATGTTCCACCCTTAGATCCACCTAAAAGGTCGCCTGATGCTGTCAAGACAGTGTTGGAAGGGTCCAGGAACAGAATTAGGAATTAGCTGGATTAAGGATTATCCAgccgcccccccacccccgacttcctttcttttctctacaGAGAAAAGACAAATTCATAGTCGGCTCTGActtgggagagggagaggaaaggtgGTTTGTCCCAATTCCCACTCTTtagaacagtgcttctcaattattttgtcatgcccccctaggaagaagaaaacatttttcgcggcccatgtgcgactgtaaatagtgtctttattaaaaaaaaaaaacctttaacctgcaaaacaaaaatatataaaataacttgggctgattttttaatcagaggtgatgtctggattaattggctacaatgagcaccttttgcaatgcataacttttgaagcggggtttgaagcagcaactctcagctccagagacataaacacgaggcttagcttgttatgacagtgtttgtcaGGTCAAACGCGGCCCCCCTGGGCGGGTCGCACCCCACTATtagagaagcactgctttagagGAAAGGAAAACTATTTAGGATTAGTACTTTGGAAGACTAGGTGTCCAGCCTTTCCCAAAACACGTCTGCCCTGGAAATAATGCCCCTTACCACATTGGCTTCCATTCCCGACATCTCAACCAGCTCCTGCACTTGAAAGACAAGGCAGCCACACAGCAGCTCTGGGGCCTTGGAAGCGTGACTCCTTCATATCAGGCCATCTTAAGAAACACCAGGCTTCGCTTCCTGTGAAACAACCCACAGTAGGGACTCAATGGCAACTATACAAGCTCCACAAAACCAGACCTTGCAAGTTTTCCAGCCATTTCACAAGGTAGAAAACCAGCCCAAGAGATTGCTCTCACTCAATAATGACTCTATATCTAACTCAAAAGTTCTCCAGGCTTACTACATGGCATCTCCACCCTGGGAAAGTCTTTCAGGGCCCTTATGTTTCCTGAGGCAAAACTTGTAAAGATCTAAGTTAAACCCCTGAGATAACTAGTTCAAGATCTCAAGATACAGGGTCAAGAGATACAACTTAAAAGCGTGGAGAACATGCCTATCATGTACAGGactctatgtttttctttttaagaatttttgatttttgggccatacctggcggtgctcagggcttactctttgaactgtacttagggcttactcctggtgagtGTAGGAggtcttatgggatgctggtgattgaacctgggtcagctgtgagcaaagcaaatgctttacttgctgtactatctctttggtcccaagaCACTGTGTTTTACTCTTATAGCTCTGGGCCAAATATTGAACCATCAGGCCTGTATCCAGCCTAGTGTTGGCAGGAGTgacctctattaaaaaaaaaaaaagctcatatgAATAAATGGGAATGTGACTCAAGTGCTACAGTACATACAAGTACATAACTTTGCATTTGTGAGACACTGGGTTCTAGCCCAGCGCCAcatgctccttttctttttttctttttggggggtttttgggtttttgggccatacctgtttgatactcaggggttactcctggctatgcactcagaagtcgctcctggcttggggggaccatatgggacgccgggggatcgaactgcggtccgtcctacagtagtgcttgcaaggcaaacaccttacctctagcgccaccttcccggccccaccacATGCTCCTTTACCTGAACATGACCAGGTATGGCCATGAGTGCTTCtccagcacttccaggaatgactcccacaacaacaacaacaacaacaacaaaagaacacagGGGAAAGCCAAGCTGCAGCTCCACCCAAAGGATAATGTTCCTGCTTAAAGATGGGATTAAAAAGGCTCAGCATGTGCCACCCAGCATGGCAATGCTGAGACCTACTTAATACAAAGACAACAGAATGAAAAGCCAGCTGTAGCAATCTCAGTCTATTGCGCTACAGGGAAAAGAGCCAAATTGTTTTATCCTGGTTCAACCATCTACTGTCTATGTAGTATTAAGCAAGGCACTCACTCTTCCTGACTGTTGGTTCTTCCATCTGCAAAGTATTAGAGCTACCACTCTAGCTTTATGGGTTATCTTAATGAAATGCATAAAATTGAACCATGCCCTACTCTTAAGCCCAAGCAATTCGATTTAGGGCCTCATATGTACATATCAAGTGCTCTAGTGCTAAGCTATATCCCTAGTAAAAATTGGATTCTATATTTAGAACTCAGAACCTCATATGTGAGGCTTGTATCTTGTTTTAACAGTTCATTAAGAACTTTGAAATCGGGGCCACAGCCATAgcacagggtagggtgtttgctttgcacgtggctgtcctgggatagacccgggttcaatttccagcatcccattggtccccccagcctgccaggaacaatttctaagcgcagagccaggagtaacccgagcaccgcaGAGTGTGCAAACCCTCCCCACCCTGGcccaaaaagaactttaaaatctTATTTCAGGGGTTAGGGATATAGCTTAGTAGAAAAGCACATAGATGGGAAGGATACTTCTGTCTATAATTGTGTGTGTGCGTATTTCGAGAGAATGAAGGACCTTAGACATGTAAGACATACATATGCCACTTTAAGCCAGTTTCAGCCCTTCTGACTACTTTTAGTAGCTGCTCTTGCATGATGGGCAGATGCAACCAAGAACTCATAATTTCTACTACTCATCAGACACCATAGGATTTCCAATTTGTCAGTCCTGTCTTTGCACTGTAGGGTCAATGGAAGGCATAAGACAGCCAATTCTCAAGGAACTCAAAATCCAGAAGAGATCAAGCAGCTGAGTACACAACAAAAGTTTGCTATCACTTTGAAAGAAATTAGATTAgggtttctgttttttggtttttgggtcacacccggcagcgctcaggggttactcctggctgtctgctcagaaatagctcctggcaggcacgaaccaaccacctttggtcctggatcggctgcttgcaaggctaacgccgctgtgctatctctccgggcccagattagGGTTTAAGACATTTTCTCCTCCTGACAATCTCCCTTTCCAGTGAGAAATACAACACAGGTGAGTTTGCCAAAAATGCCCCTAATTGATTCTGATTTTcagtctgtgttcagaaataataCTTTGTCAAGTATTTGTGACCTCTGTATTCAGTAGCACGACCCCATGCGGGGTTTGTGAcccatagtttaaaaaataaacttcctAGGTGAGTTCAGCCACCTAGTCTTGGAGCCTTATGATGTGTTCAGAGGGAATCAAGCAGGACGACACAAGGTAAAGACTATACGCCTGTACAAGTTTGCTTTGAGTGAAGTTATAAGTAAGGGCTGGAAATGTGGGTGAGAAGCCACTGAGAAATCAAGGACTGCTTTCCCTGTCAGGGGAATAGGGAAAAGGACTGACCAAAGCAGCCCTTTCTGGAAACCTCTTGTAGGGTCTCTTTTCCACCTGGGAGAAGACACCTCTCTTGCTTTAAGATCCACAGGAGGAAAGTCGAAAGGACTTTTCGGAGGTCACCCAGTGGTCATGCCAATAGAAAGAATGTCAACTTTATCCAGATCCTGTTGTCACTGGCGTGGGCTGAACTCGAGTTTATCAATGTCCTTTGTGTGCCAGGCTCCGTGCTGAATGCCAGTGAGTGCTTCCCCAGGGTTGGCAACTGTCCCTGAAGCTCTCCAAACAACTTCTGGGGCTCAGTCAGTTGGGTCTAACTCTGGCGGCAGAAGAGGGATCTGACTAATGACAGGCCTGAGTTCCCCGGCAGCCGGCAGGTGCCTGACAGACACGGGTCTGGCGGGACTCCCTGGCACTCTGCCAGACTCCGACCTCTTTCCTCTGATCCCAGACCCAGCTAATTCGGTCCCTGCGGACCTCACGGCCATGCTTCCTACAGGCAGGCGCCCCGCATTCCCCTCGGCCTGAGATCGATCTCCCCCGTGCGGGCAGGATGGCCCCAGGAAGGCTGCGTCCCATCCCACTTGTGCTGTCAGGAACCAACGGGACGGTCGGTTCGGGGGCTGCCCGCTCCGGATCGCGCGGCCAAGGAGGCCCGTTCGGACCCCCGGGGCGCCCCCACCGCCCTCCCGAGGCCGCCCAGCCCACTCGGGGGAACTTCGCCGAGCGAGCTCCGGCCCGACGCCGCGCGCGCCGCCAAGGTCGGCCAAGTTCTCTCCCTCCGCGGCCCTTGGACCCGCAGGCCCGGGGCGCGTCCCAGGAGCCAGGCGGAGGGCAGACGCGGCCGAGGCGGCCCGGGCCCCCCGAGAACCCGCCCGCCTCCCTCGGCCACCGTTGCCGGGCGACTCGGGCGAGCCTCGCTGCCTCCCGGGCTCCGTTTCGCTCCGCCGGCCCGAGGAAGCCCAGGGCGGCGGGCTCGCTCCGGCAGCTCGCCCACTCAGGCCGCGTCTCGGGCCCACGTCCCTTCGGCGGCGCCGCGGTCCTGCTCACGCCGGCGCTCACCTGCGACTCGCGGCTCCCGGACTCACCTCGCCgcacggcccggcccggcccctcccctcccctccggCCGCagcgggacgggacgggacgccCAGCCTCGGCCGCGCTCACTTCCGCCGCCCGCCCCTCCCTCCCCGGAAGCGATTCTCTGCGGCTGCGCGGCGGGGCCGCGCCTCCCGCACGCCCTCAGTGAGCGGGGCTACCTGGGGCGAGGCGAGGGCCGGTGTGGGCGGGGCGGCACGTGCGAGCCCGTGCGTTCATTCCTTTGAAACCACGCCCCCACCCCGGGCGGTGGGAACTCCGGGGAAAGAAGACCGCAAGGTGGGAGGGGctccggagcggtggcgctagcgggtaaggcgtctgccttgcaggcgctagtctaggacggacggcggttcgatccccgccccccagccaggagcgatttctgagcgcacatccaggagtaagtgctgagcgtcaccgggtgtggctcccaaacacaCAAACAGTAAAAGACCGCAGGATTGATGATGGCCttccagatttctttcttttttttttttttttttttggattttgggccacaccggcgttgctcaggggtcactcctggctgtctgctcagaaatagctcctggcaggcacgagggaccatatgggacaccgggattcgaaccaaccacctttggtcctggatcggctgcttgcaaggcaaacgccgctgtgctatctttccgggcccttttCCAGATTTCTTAATCCTTAAATGCAATCTGGAAGCCGAGATGTGACTGCTCCACCCCCAGTTCCTGCTGTGTCAGTTAAACCCACCCCAGAGCAAACTTGAGAATCTTCACCAGCTTTTTAAAAGCCTTCTGGACCCAGCACTCGCCGATCTTGCTCTGGTTCTCTTGCCCAAACCTGACCATCTTCAGCAGGAATAGACTTACTCAAGCTTTCACTCATGTCCTTCAGGGCTTTGtagctttttattctttttaggcTTTGCAGGtctgtttatgtttatatttagtgATTGATCCCATGGCTGTGGGTTATTGGGCAAGATCCCAGAATTTGAGAAAAAGACCCACGTTCCTTCCAGACTCATTCACCCACTCTTTGGGTCCAGACTCACTGTCCTGGCCTGCATGGCATCCAGCTTTAGCTGCCTGAAGGACATGGCTGCTGTGCCTGATTCCCTTGCTACTGCAAAATTCTTTAGCTTTAAAGAACTGCAAGCTGGAGCTGCCCAATAGAGGCTGGCTTCCTGGAAGAACAGCATGCAGCTCTCATTACATCAGAATATCTCTGTACTTGCTCTAATACTCCCATGTTACCTTGATCaatttaatagtatttttgtttgttttggggccacaccctgcaacgttcaggtgttactcctggctctttgctcagaaatcactcctggtaggcttgggagaccatctgggttgccagggatcgaacccaggtctgctcgtgcaaggcaaacatcctacccgctgtgctatcgctccagaccctaACAGTGAATTTTTAACAAGAGGCTTGGCATTTGtattttccacatttttattttctatcagtAGTGTGGCCAGTCCTGTTTGGAGACCTCAGAAGCTGTCCGGTTTgatcccacctttttttttttttttatcatcagatACAGGTTGACTGCTAAGATGGTATATTGTTGATTGAATCATTGCTTCTCCCTCCCGGGTAATGACAGATTTTGAAAAACCACACTACCAGTCTTTCCTGGGTGAGAGGAAATGTTGGTGTCTCGTTCAGATTCCTTTTTATCCCATAAGGGAATTCATCCTCTAGTTGCTGTGTTGGTTGCTCAGAGTTGGCCCTTTCTCTGGAAAACCGCCCTTGCAGGAGGGAGCATGAAACTCTACACTGGGAATTTACTTCACCTTTCCAAGCACATTCAGCTCTGCTCTATGGTTTGTGTTCCAAAGCCCTTCCCTGCGCCAGGTCAGGCCTGACCTGGGCTTTGAGATATCCTTGCTTAGTGCTTTCCCTTTCTCCgttttgcttctttccttttgtagcctttttttttctttatttgaacatcttgattacataaatgattgtgattaggtttcagtcatgtaaagaatacccccttcaccagtgcaacattcccaccaccagtgtcccaaatctccctccatcccaccccacccccacctgtactccagacaggctttccagttccctcattcattcacttgattatggtagttctctgtgtagttatttctatagctgtactcaccactctttgtggtgagcttcatggagtgagctggtgttccagccctcctctcattgtctctgatccTTTTGTAGCTTTTACCAGAAGTATACTCCCAGGGTAAAAAAGACCTAATGCATCTCAGGCCCTGTTTCTAAGACAATGGGtttaatttcaaaatgtttctCAGCACATTGTACCAGATTCTAAAAATAGTTAAGTTCTACTACCAGATCTATCACAAATTTATTTTGAGCAAGTCACTGGCACCTTCTGGTGACAGA
This window of the Suncus etruscus isolate mSunEtr1 chromosome 6, mSunEtr1.pri.cur, whole genome shotgun sequence genome carries:
- the MTFR1L gene encoding mitochondrial fission regulator 1-like isoform X1, translating into MSGMEANVTIPIWQNKPHGAARSVVRRIGTNLPLKPCPRASFETLPNISDLCLKDVPPVPTLADIAWIAADEEETYARVRSDTRPLRHPWKPSPLIVMQRNASVPNLRGSEERLLALKKPALPALSRTTELQDELSHLRSQIAKIVAADAASTSLTPDFLSPGSSNVSSPLPCFGSSFHSTTSFVISDITEETEVEVPELPSVPLLCSASPECCKTEHKATCSSSEEDDCISLSKASSFADMMGILKDFHRMKQSQDLNRSLLKEEDPAILISEVLRRKFALKEEDISRKGN
- the MTFR1L gene encoding mitochondrial fission regulator 1-like isoform X2; its protein translation is MSGMEANVTIPIWQNKPHGAARSVVRRIGTNLPLKPCPRASFETLPNISDLCLKDVPPVPTLADIAWIAADEEETYARVRSDTRPLRHPWKPSPLIVMQRNASVPNLRGSEERLLALKKPALPALSRTTELQDELSHLRSQIAKIVAADAGSSNVSSPLPCFGSSFHSTTSFVISDITEETEVEVPELPSVPLLCSASPECCKTEHKATCSSSEEDDCISLSKASSFADMMGILKDFHRMKQSQDLNRSLLKEEDPAILISEVLRRKFALKEEDISRKGN